The proteins below come from a single Ruegeria sp. SCSIO 43209 genomic window:
- a CDS encoding TetR/AcrR family transcriptional regulator yields the protein MKRTEKKRKDIIDAAIDEFKEQGFLGAKTTSIAKKANVSSRTLYNHFESKEALFEAISQIMLEQNRSMEPVPYDPDREFVEQLKNALWRYIGVITDETAIGLNRMVISELIRDLDRSRQFFTETATHDYPITRLISEAMDAGVIRKADPVLATNQLLALVKNFFFWPEFFLGENPTPKDVLDDCVAMFLKHYKADV from the coding sequence TTGAAACGTACTGAAAAAAAACGAAAAGATATCATCGATGCGGCCATCGATGAGTTCAAAGAGCAGGGGTTTCTGGGGGCAAAGACCACTTCAATCGCCAAAAAAGCGAACGTATCGAGTCGCACGCTCTACAATCACTTCGAGAGCAAGGAGGCTCTCTTTGAGGCGATCTCACAGATCATGCTGGAGCAGAACCGGAGCATGGAGCCAGTGCCGTATGATCCGGATCGAGAATTCGTTGAGCAACTGAAGAACGCCTTGTGGCGCTACATTGGGGTGATCACCGATGAGACCGCCATCGGATTGAACCGGATGGTCATCTCAGAATTGATCCGTGACCTTGACCGTTCCCGGCAATTCTTCACTGAAACAGCAACACATGATTACCCAATAACGAGGCTGATCAGCGAAGCCATGGATGCAGGCGTGATCCGAAAGGCTGATCCGGTTCTTGCGACCAACCAGCTTCTGGCGCTTGTAAAAAACTTCTTCTTCTGGCCAGAGTTCTTCCTTGGCGAGAACCCAACGCCGAAAGACGTACTGGACGATTGTGTCGCGATGTTCCTAAAGCACTACAAAGCGGACGTTTAA
- a CDS encoding toxin-activating lysine-acyltransferase — protein MEKSFPKDWFDLSGEKYADFGALFYLAALTKTHRNRSLAQVLYAFETPLRLGQYHIFRQNGFPRGFVTFAGLSPEAEYRYAVKEEPLRDVDFASGSSFWIIDMVAPFGQTRQIVDMLKRDIPHPRVRTNRLSSDLSTKRIVEWTRDDQQQVHMRLYRDAEFARTLEQENG, from the coding sequence GTGGAAAAGTCATTTCCCAAAGACTGGTTCGATCTTTCCGGTGAAAAATACGCCGACTTCGGTGCGTTATTTTATCTGGCTGCCCTGACCAAAACGCATCGTAACCGCAGTTTGGCACAGGTTCTCTATGCGTTCGAAACGCCGCTGAGATTGGGCCAGTATCACATCTTCCGCCAAAACGGCTTTCCGCGCGGATTCGTGACATTTGCCGGTCTCAGCCCGGAAGCCGAATATCGCTATGCGGTGAAGGAAGAGCCGCTGAGAGATGTCGATTTCGCCAGTGGCTCATCCTTCTGGATCATCGATATGGTGGCACCCTTCGGCCAAACTCGTCAGATCGTCGACATGCTGAAACGGGACATCCCGCACCCACGCGTGCGCACCAATCGTCTCAGCAGCGACCTATCCACAAAACGTATCGTCGAATGGACACGCGATGACCAGCAACAGGTGCATATGCGCCTTTACCGGGATGCCGAATTTGCCAGAACGCTCGAGCAGGAAAACGGATGA
- a CDS encoding SDR family NAD(P)-dependent oxidoreductase, translating to MSFSIAGKTAIVTGGANGIGLAIGRHFADAGANVMFADMDEKRLSDELGEQADDSNIRYFAGDLREKLTIANLLSATLDAFDQVDILINGARQVIPSDPLDTDDDSVRTLLNQNLMPALRLSQLVAKRFIKQADGDDENPAGSIINLSSIAARRTHPDLMAYSVSTAALDQMTRSLAVALAPSRIRVNSIALGSVMSASLQSTLKENRDFRDDIEKHTPLSRIAAPNELVETAQFLASDAAGFMTGQILTIDGGRTLLDPVAAPAH from the coding sequence ATGTCCTTTTCCATCGCGGGCAAAACCGCAATCGTTACCGGGGGTGCCAACGGCATCGGACTGGCCATCGGACGGCACTTTGCCGATGCAGGCGCCAATGTCATGTTCGCCGATATGGATGAAAAGCGCCTGTCCGATGAGCTGGGCGAACAGGCGGATGACAGCAACATCCGTTATTTCGCCGGTGACCTGCGTGAAAAGCTGACCATCGCCAATCTGCTTTCGGCCACGCTGGATGCGTTTGATCAGGTTGATATCCTGATCAATGGTGCACGGCAGGTGATCCCGTCGGACCCGCTGGACACCGATGACGATTCCGTGCGCACATTGCTGAACCAGAACCTGATGCCCGCGCTGCGACTGAGCCAACTAGTGGCTAAGCGATTTATCAAACAGGCTGATGGAGACGATGAGAACCCTGCCGGGTCAATCATCAACCTGTCCTCGATTGCCGCACGCCGCACCCATCCCGATCTGATGGCCTATTCCGTTTCGACCGCTGCGCTGGATCAGATGACCCGTTCGTTGGCGGTTGCACTTGCGCCCAGCCGCATTCGCGTAAACTCCATCGCACTGGGATCAGTCATGAGCGCTTCATTGCAGTCAACGCTGAAAGAAAACCGAGATTTCCGGGACGACATCGAAAAACATACTCCGCTTTCCCGGATTGCCGCTCCGAACGAACTGGTCGAAACCGCGCAATTTCTCGCGTCGGACGCTGCGGGCTTCATGACAGGCCAAATTCTAACCATTGACGGAGGCCGCACCCTGCTGGACCCTGTCGCAGCCCCGGCCCACTGA
- a CDS encoding class I SAM-dependent methyltransferase codes for MSSRLDLALNSGLSLSQPLTVLAPTPDHDLSDLPREAQMVQPFKPFHDHFATQGFVATPNSDAPCQDAVVFLPRAKALARALIHQACSRASGVIVVDGAKTDGVDSLLKDIRKRVAIEGPISKAHGKIFWFQSDADAFADWAAPENQMVDGFHTAPGVFSADGIDPASALLLKSLPTKRGTRIADLGAGWGFLSAMLIDDTLRSLHLVEADHTALTCARANVTDTRAQFHWADATKWSAPEPLDMVIMNPPFHTSRSADPTLGQGFITSAARNLTRNGQLWMVANRHLPYEATLAEAFDRVDEVAGDNRFKVFHASRPRG; via the coding sequence ATGTCCTCTCGCCTTGATCTAGCCTTGAACAGCGGGCTCAGCCTGTCGCAACCGCTGACTGTTTTGGCGCCTACCCCGGACCACGATTTGTCGGACCTTCCGCGCGAGGCGCAGATGGTGCAGCCGTTCAAACCGTTCCACGATCACTTTGCCACGCAGGGCTTTGTCGCTACGCCCAATAGTGACGCGCCTTGCCAGGATGCGGTCGTGTTTCTACCGCGCGCCAAGGCGCTGGCCCGGGCGCTGATCCATCAGGCCTGCAGCCGCGCCAGCGGGGTCATCGTGGTGGACGGGGCCAAAACCGATGGCGTCGACAGTTTGCTGAAAGATATCCGCAAGCGGGTTGCGATCGAGGGTCCAATCTCGAAGGCACATGGCAAGATTTTCTGGTTTCAGTCTGATGCGGACGCCTTTGCCGACTGGGCTGCGCCTGAAAACCAAATGGTTGACGGCTTCCATACCGCGCCCGGTGTGTTTTCCGCCGATGGTATCGATCCTGCCTCGGCCCTGCTGCTGAAGTCTCTGCCAACCAAGCGCGGCACGCGCATCGCTGATCTGGGTGCAGGTTGGGGCTTTCTGTCCGCCATGCTGATCGACGACACCTTGCGCAGCCTGCATCTGGTGGAGGCCGACCACACCGCCCTTACTTGTGCCCGCGCCAATGTCACCGACACCCGTGCGCAGTTCCACTGGGCCGACGCCACCAAATGGAGCGCGCCCGAGCCGCTGGACATGGTGATCATGAATCCGCCCTTTCACACCTCGCGCAGCGCCGACCCGACATTGGGCCAGGGCTTTATCACCAGTGCTGCACGCAACCTCACCCGCAACGGTCAACTCTGGATGGTTGCAAATCGCCACCTGCCTTACGAGGCCACGCTGGCCGAGGCTTTCGACCGTGTTGATGAAGTGGCAGGAGACAACCGCTTCAAGGTGTTCCATGCCTCTCGCCCTCGGGGCTGA
- a CDS encoding Hint domain-containing protein: MTSVVTISGDITGDVTGFPPNVASGDLDVTATSDFGTFTGATWAISDQPDFGTASIDANGTWTYTVDPAFFDSLDDGEIQLDSFEVTVTANFANGFFTFSGTQTQIIDITIEGVCFTAGTLIETAEGQRAIETLRVDDDVLTADHGIQPIRWIESSTLSPERLRANPAMRPVRVTAGSLGPGVPSCDLLVSQQHRLLIRGPKVEILFGAPEVLVAAKHLCSWPGIDIDTGDEPVEYLHILLDRHEILFAEGAQAESLFLGEETLHTLSSDALQELAEIFPERASDEHIGFGLAARLILREHEARALA; the protein is encoded by the coding sequence ATGACTTCGGTTGTAACCATATCGGGCGATATCACGGGCGACGTGACCGGCTTTCCTCCGAATGTCGCCTCGGGTGACCTCGATGTCACCGCAACATCGGATTTCGGGACCTTCACCGGGGCCACCTGGGCAATCTCCGATCAACCGGATTTCGGCACCGCCTCAATCGATGCGAACGGTACGTGGACCTATACCGTCGACCCGGCCTTCTTCGATAGCCTCGATGACGGAGAAATCCAATTGGACTCGTTCGAGGTGACGGTCACCGCCAATTTCGCCAATGGTTTCTTCACCTTCAGTGGAACCCAGACCCAGATCATTGATATCACTATCGAAGGCGTTTGCTTTACCGCAGGTACTCTGATTGAAACGGCGGAAGGCCAGCGCGCGATTGAGACCCTGCGCGTCGATGACGACGTGTTGACTGCCGATCACGGAATACAGCCGATCCGCTGGATCGAAAGCAGCACCTTGTCGCCCGAGCGGTTGCGCGCAAATCCTGCGATGCGCCCGGTGCGAGTGACCGCAGGTAGTCTGGGACCTGGTGTTCCATCCTGCGACTTACTGGTGTCTCAACAGCATCGCCTCCTGATCCGCGGCCCCAAGGTCGAGATTCTGTTTGGCGCGCCCGAAGTGTTGGTCGCCGCCAAACATCTGTGCTCGTGGCCGGGAATAGATATTGATACCGGTGATGAGCCGGTCGAATACCTGCATATTCTGCTGGACAGGCACGAGATTTTGTTTGCCGAAGGGGCTCAGGCCGAAAGCCTGTTTCTGGGTGAAGAAACCCTCCACACGCTGTCTTCTGACGCGCTGCAGGAACTCGCCGAGATATTCCCCGAGCGCGCCTCGGACGAACATATCGGCTTCGGCCTTGCTGCGCGGCTGATCCTGCGCGAACATGAGGCGCGTGCGCTTGCCTAG
- a CDS encoding alpha/beta hydrolase, whose amino-acid sequence MTTQNLTAGKNEVTFKSFGVDLAGDLYLPEGFDETKTYKAIVGASPFPQVKDQIPATYGPEMAARGFIYLGFDYLGMGSSPALPGEYKQSRYMFRLIENTWDAVSYLGTLPFVDEIYGLGVCQGGSIIASAAVTDHRIKKIAMVSGMMAADGFQWTDRDMVNQQIAASNASMQKMYETGEPDYVEPFGLNDEQTREEFVGSGVNPMAGESYDYYGRDGVKGPVAVPTYTNMHIGDQGMQSLISIGEAYADKIVQPSLTIYSSTAFTAPCSTQFVAKLTNEHEELAFDEFSHVDFYYKPEAVKASTDAVAEFFNR is encoded by the coding sequence ATGACAACTCAAAATCTCACAGCGGGCAAAAACGAAGTCACCTTCAAATCCTTTGGCGTGGATTTGGCGGGCGATCTCTACCTGCCCGAAGGCTTTGATGAGACCAAGACCTACAAGGCCATCGTGGGGGCCAGCCCGTTCCCGCAGGTCAAAGATCAGATCCCGGCTACTTACGGGCCGGAAATGGCCGCGCGGGGTTTCATCTACCTCGGTTTCGATTACCTCGGCATGGGCTCGTCCCCTGCGCTGCCCGGAGAGTACAAGCAATCCCGCTACATGTTCCGGCTGATCGAAAACACCTGGGACGCCGTGTCTTACCTCGGCACTCTACCGTTCGTTGACGAGATTTACGGTCTGGGTGTTTGCCAAGGCGGCTCGATCATCGCATCCGCCGCCGTGACCGATCATCGCATCAAGAAGATCGCCATGGTGTCGGGCATGATGGCGGCTGATGGTTTTCAATGGACCGACCGCGATATGGTCAATCAGCAAATCGCGGCCTCGAACGCCTCGATGCAGAAGATGTATGAAACCGGCGAGCCGGATTATGTCGAACCATTTGGGCTAAATGATGAGCAAACCCGAGAAGAATTTGTTGGATCGGGTGTCAACCCGATGGCCGGAGAATCCTATGACTACTACGGACGCGATGGAGTCAAAGGCCCGGTTGCGGTTCCGACCTATACCAACATGCATATCGGCGATCAGGGCATGCAGTCTCTGATTTCCATTGGAGAGGCTTATGCCGATAAGATCGTGCAGCCGTCCCTAACCATCTACAGCAGCACGGCCTTTACAGCGCCGTGCTCCACGCAGTTTGTCGCGAAGCTGACGAATGAACATGAGGAGTTGGCGTTTGATGAGTTCTCTCATGTGGACTTCTACTACAAGCCCGAGGCAGTAAAGGCGTCGACGGACGCTGTAGCAGAGTTCTTCAATAGATGA
- the modA gene encoding molybdate ABC transporter substrate-binding protein: MTGACRCLIAALAFCAILAVPVRAEGVLVFAAASLKTALDVIARSYEAETGQEVTVSYAASSVLARQIQAGAPADLFISANEDWMDVLQDQGLIDTASRIELLGNGLVLIGAPGADTAEIEAGFDLSTRLGSGYLAMALVDAVPAGIYGKAALQGLGLWGDVQDQIAQTDNVRAALALVATGAAPLGIVYRSDAVADERVGVIGVIPADIHPKIVYPAALTSTAEPTAHALLTYLQGNSARAEFVRQGFSLPEG, translated from the coding sequence ATGACGGGCGCCTGTCGCTGTCTGATCGCAGCTTTGGCCTTCTGCGCGATACTCGCTGTCCCGGTTCGGGCCGAGGGCGTGCTGGTTTTTGCCGCCGCCAGCCTCAAGACCGCACTGGACGTGATTGCCAGAAGTTATGAGGCTGAGACCGGGCAAGAGGTGACGGTGTCGTACGCGGCCTCCTCGGTGCTGGCACGGCAGATACAAGCGGGGGCGCCCGCCGATCTGTTCATTTCCGCCAACGAGGATTGGATGGACGTGCTGCAGGATCAGGGCCTGATCGATACCGCTTCACGTATTGAGTTGCTGGGTAACGGGCTGGTTTTGATTGGTGCGCCGGGGGCTGACACGGCCGAGATTGAGGCGGGGTTTGACCTGAGCACCCGTCTAGGCAGTGGGTATCTGGCCATGGCTTTGGTCGATGCGGTGCCTGCGGGCATCTATGGCAAGGCCGCGTTACAGGGTCTGGGACTTTGGGGCGATGTTCAGGACCAGATCGCCCAGACGGACAATGTACGCGCCGCGCTGGCGCTGGTTGCGACGGGGGCGGCGCCTTTGGGCATTGTCTATCGCTCGGACGCTGTGGCTGATGAGCGGGTCGGGGTCATCGGTGTCATCCCGGCAGATATCCACCCAAAAATTGTGTATCCAGCAGCCCTGACTTCTACTGCAGAACCTACGGCGCACGCGCTTTTGACCTATTTGCAAGGCAATTCCGCACGGGCCGAATTTGTGAGGCAGGGGTTCTCCCTGCCCGAAGGTTAG
- the modB gene encoding molybdate ABC transporter permease subunit has product MGWLGPAEMEALRLSLRVSFWATLITLPFGIFIAYALARWRFPGRQLLNGLVHLPLILPPVVTGYLLLLTFGIQGPLGAPLAELGIVFAFRWTGAALAAGIMAFPLMVRAIRLSIEAVDPKLEQAGATLGASRLLVFGTVTLPMILPGVIAGAILAFAKAMGEFGATITFVSNIPGQTQTLPSAVYAFLQVPGGEAAATRLVIISIIIAMGALLLSEYVGRRVAKRVAGS; this is encoded by the coding sequence ATGGGATGGTTGGGCCCGGCAGAGATGGAGGCATTGCGCCTGTCGCTGCGCGTATCGTTCTGGGCAACGCTGATCACGTTGCCCTTTGGGATTTTCATTGCCTATGCGCTTGCGCGCTGGCGGTTTCCGGGGCGCCAGTTGCTGAATGGTCTGGTTCATCTGCCTCTGATCCTGCCGCCGGTGGTGACCGGCTATCTGCTGCTGCTGACCTTTGGGATTCAGGGGCCGTTGGGCGCGCCTTTGGCCGAGCTTGGGATCGTTTTTGCTTTCCGATGGACCGGCGCTGCGCTGGCTGCCGGGATCATGGCTTTTCCGCTGATGGTGCGCGCGATCCGGCTGTCGATCGAGGCAGTAGACCCAAAACTGGAACAGGCAGGCGCCACTTTGGGGGCGTCGCGTCTGCTGGTCTTTGGAACGGTGACGCTGCCAATGATCCTGCCTGGGGTCATTGCGGGCGCGATCCTGGCGTTTGCCAAGGCGATGGGAGAGTTCGGGGCCACGATCACCTTTGTTTCGAACATACCCGGTCAGACGCAGACGTTGCCCTCGGCAGTCTATGCGTTTTTGCAGGTTCCAGGGGGTGAGGCGGCGGCGACGCGGCTGGTGATCATCTCGATCATCATCGCCATGGGCGCGCTTTTGCTGTCGGAATATGTGGGCCGTCGTGTGGCCAAACGCGTGGCCGGATCATGA
- a CDS encoding substrate-binding domain-containing protein — translation METELRHVGGQSLTLLRVGIQASVATTLTPPLIDLAQKMFNVEDITLHAGQSGNHEHLLRTKQADLAITSNPFLDMDGLERHHILTEKYLLVLPEAYNGPTESLEAIQTRLPLVRFGDTTNAGRQIAQHLRRLRFEPDKVIQADRSSMVTSCVSTGQGFSLLTPTLLIDGLVENMALRLQELPVSGLSRTLTVVARKEELQGLPAAVAELCKQRLAERITLHMGNIGVNSVELERSSSSVYS, via the coding sequence ATGGAAACCGAGTTGCGCCATGTCGGTGGCCAGTCCCTGACGCTGCTAAGGGTGGGCATTCAAGCCTCCGTTGCAACAACCCTTACACCGCCATTGATCGATCTTGCGCAAAAGATGTTCAACGTCGAAGATATCACATTGCACGCCGGGCAAAGCGGTAACCATGAGCATCTCTTGCGCACCAAGCAGGCGGACCTGGCAATTACATCAAACCCTTTTTTGGACATGGACGGGCTAGAACGGCATCACATTTTGACCGAAAAATACCTCTTGGTTCTTCCTGAAGCATACAACGGACCAACTGAAAGCCTGGAAGCAATCCAGACAAGGCTGCCTCTTGTACGTTTCGGGGATACGACCAATGCAGGACGCCAGATTGCCCAACACCTGCGACGACTGCGCTTCGAGCCTGACAAAGTCATACAGGCAGATCGCTCCAGCATGGTGACTTCCTGCGTTTCGACAGGACAGGGTTTTAGCCTTTTGACCCCGACGCTGTTGATCGATGGTCTCGTTGAAAACATGGCTTTGCGATTGCAAGAATTGCCTGTTTCGGGTTTGTCGCGCACGTTGACGGTCGTTGCGAGGAAAGAGGAGTTGCAAGGCTTGCCAGCGGCCGTAGCGGAGTTGTGCAAACAAAGGCTAGCAGAGCGAATAACTCTCCACATGGGTAATATCGGAGTTAACAGTGTGGAGCTCGAGCGGTCTAGTAGCTCAGTCTATAGTTGA
- the hemF gene encoding oxygen-dependent coproporphyrinogen oxidase, whose amino-acid sequence MFDNEKATAAAWFRQLRDDIVTAFEALEDSHTSGPFSDSQPGRFEVKETKRQSDDGSDAGGGLMSVMRGGRVFEKVGVNVSTVFGTLGERAQNAMAARKGIPGMKDDPRFWASGISLVAHMQNPHVPAVHMNTRMFWTPHAWWFGGGSDLNPCIEYDDDTAHFHATQKAHLDPHGPGHYPRLKDWADEYFYIPHRKRARGVGGIFMDDYCTGDWQADFALTQDIGRAFLPAFLPLVEKRRVQSFDDADKNTQLVHRGLYAEYNLVYDRGTKFGLETGHDPDAVLMSLPPLAKWV is encoded by the coding sequence ATGTTCGATAACGAAAAAGCCACCGCCGCTGCCTGGTTCCGCCAGTTGCGAGATGACATCGTAACCGCCTTCGAAGCGTTGGAAGACAGCCACACCTCAGGCCCCTTCTCGGATTCTCAGCCGGGAAGGTTCGAAGTCAAAGAAACTAAACGGCAGTCTGACGATGGCTCCGACGCGGGCGGCGGGCTGATGTCGGTGATGCGCGGGGGCCGCGTGTTCGAGAAGGTGGGCGTTAATGTCTCAACCGTCTTTGGTACGCTGGGTGAGCGCGCGCAAAACGCGATGGCTGCGCGCAAGGGTATTCCGGGGATGAAGGACGACCCCCGGTTCTGGGCTTCGGGCATCAGCCTTGTGGCCCATATGCAGAACCCGCATGTGCCTGCGGTCCATATGAACACCCGGATGTTCTGGACCCCACATGCCTGGTGGTTCGGCGGCGGCTCCGACCTGAATCCTTGCATCGAATATGACGACGACACCGCCCATTTCCACGCCACCCAAAAAGCGCATCTCGACCCGCACGGACCCGGCCACTACCCGCGCCTCAAAGATTGGGCTGACGAGTATTTTTATATCCCCCACCGAAAGCGCGCTCGGGGTGTCGGCGGGATCTTCATGGATGACTATTGCACCGGCGACTGGCAGGCGGATTTTGCGCTGACTCAGGACATCGGTCGCGCCTTCCTGCCCGCCTTTCTGCCTCTGGTCGAAAAACGCCGGGTGCAAAGCTTTGACGACGCGGACAAAAACACCCAGCTGGTGCATCGTGGGCTCTATGCCGAATACAATCTGGTCTATGACCGGGGCACCAAGTTTGGTCTGGAAACCGGGCACGACCCCGATGCTGTTCTGATGAGTCTGCCGCCCTTGGCCAAATGGGTCTGA
- a CDS encoding trimethylamine methyltransferase family protein, translating into MSRIRTSRRKKTAKQRSPNDARAPFILRKLSTFGVLSDAGLEQIEANADTILSETGMEFQDDPEILLIFADAGCDVDGTRVRFAPGFCRRTIMATAPSQFIQHARNPKNTVQLGGDATVLCPSWGPPFVHDLDRGRRYASHEDFNNLVKLHHTLPWLHHSGGVVCEPVDLPANKRHLDMLYAHIRHSDRAFMGAFIGAERAGHAIDMARIVFGDISEKPALYCVSNTNAPLVMDSHMSGALKTYARAGQPVACTPWVLTGAMSPATVAGTLAQVLAESMATMTLTQLVNPGAPCLMGSFASTMSMKSGAPTFGTPEAGLMVLAAGQLARRLGVPLHTVGTLSSSKLSDAQSQQEAAWGLMMSMFAGANLINHATGWLEGGLVTSFEKTVIDHDLCGKIGRFFDGIDMSENAQAMEAIATTGPGQHFLGSEHTQANFMTALFRPWTPDDNSFEQWHAAGEQDAAVRANVIWKERLAGYEDPGLDRDIDAALKDYIAARKAEKPDQEYF; encoded by the coding sequence ATGTCTCGCATACGCACCTCTCGCCGCAAAAAAACGGCAAAGCAACGCTCACCGAACGACGCGCGTGCGCCATTCATTTTGCGCAAGCTTTCAACCTTCGGTGTCCTCAGCGATGCCGGGCTTGAGCAGATTGAGGCAAATGCCGACACCATCCTTTCTGAGACGGGTATGGAATTTCAAGACGATCCTGAGATCCTCCTGATTTTTGCGGATGCAGGGTGCGATGTAGACGGCACACGGGTACGGTTCGCGCCCGGCTTTTGCCGCCGGACCATCATGGCAACCGCGCCAAGCCAGTTCATACAGCATGCCCGCAACCCCAAAAACACTGTCCAGCTTGGCGGCGATGCGACGGTTTTGTGCCCGTCCTGGGGTCCGCCTTTTGTGCATGATCTGGATCGCGGCCGGCGTTATGCGAGCCATGAAGACTTCAACAATCTGGTAAAGCTACACCACACGCTGCCATGGCTGCATCATTCGGGCGGTGTGGTTTGTGAACCTGTTGATCTGCCCGCCAACAAGCGCCATCTGGATATGCTCTACGCTCATATCCGCCACTCTGACCGCGCGTTTATGGGGGCCTTTATCGGCGCTGAACGGGCAGGTCATGCAATTGACATGGCGCGCATTGTTTTTGGCGACATCTCAGAGAAGCCCGCGTTATACTGCGTGTCTAACACCAATGCGCCTTTGGTGATGGACAGCCATATGTCTGGCGCGCTGAAAACCTATGCCCGCGCGGGCCAGCCCGTCGCCTGCACGCCCTGGGTGCTGACTGGGGCGATGTCACCCGCAACCGTGGCCGGCACGCTTGCGCAAGTGCTGGCCGAATCCATGGCGACAATGACGTTAACCCAACTGGTGAACCCCGGCGCGCCTTGTCTGATGGGCAGCTTCGCCTCGACCATGTCGATGAAATCCGGCGCGCCAACTTTTGGCACACCTGAGGCCGGGTTGATGGTTCTCGCCGCGGGGCAACTTGCGCGCAGGCTCGGGGTGCCCCTGCACACTGTTGGCACACTAAGTTCGTCCAAACTGTCCGATGCACAAAGCCAGCAAGAGGCCGCGTGGGGTCTGATGATGTCGATGTTTGCCGGTGCCAACTTGATCAACCATGCGACCGGCTGGCTCGAAGGGGGGTTGGTGACCTCGTTCGAAAAAACCGTGATTGATCATGATCTGTGCGGCAAGATCGGACGCTTTTTTGACGGGATCGATATGAGCGAAAATGCTCAGGCGATGGAGGCTATTGCCACAACAGGGCCGGGGCAACATTTCCTTGGGTCTGAACATACGCAAGCCAACTTCATGACTGCGCTCTTTCGCCCGTGGACACCCGACGATAACTCGTTCGAGCAATGGCACGCGGCAGGTGAACAGGATGCGGCCGTGCGGGCCAACGTCATTTGGAAGGAACGACTAGCAGGGTATGAGGACCCTGGCCTCGACCGAGACATTGATGCAGCTCTCAAGGACTACATCGCCGCCCGCAAAGCCGAAAAACCAGATCAGGAATACTTCTGA
- the modC gene encoding molybdenum ABC transporter ATP-binding protein, whose amino-acid sequence MSLSVHLQHQLPGMKLDLDFDAPSGVTVLFGRSGSGKTTVVNAVAGLLRPEAGRVAVGDWVLFDTDRGAWLPPHRRRLGYIFQEGRLFPHLTVRQNLNYGRWFAPRGARRENPDRVIEMLGVGHLLDRRPAMLSGGEKQRVAIGRALLASPRLILADEPLAALDDARKAEILPYFERLRDEVSVPILYVTHSAAEVARLATSVVALQDGRVVRHGPASDVLSDPSVAPAGVRAVGAVLRVRVTAHHDDGLSELDAGGARLYLPRIAHQIGEELRIRIPAQEVILSNRPPEGLSALNVLSGQVEAIRAGEGPGAIVSVKTTAGVVLARVTRRSVAALGLQQGSACYAVIKTVALAPQDVGGRVV is encoded by the coding sequence ATGAGCCTGTCCGTCCACCTGCAACACCAGCTACCCGGGATGAAGCTGGACCTCGATTTCGACGCACCTTCCGGTGTAACGGTTCTGTTTGGGCGTTCTGGTTCGGGAAAGACGACGGTAGTGAATGCAGTCGCTGGGCTATTGAGGCCCGAGGCCGGGCGGGTCGCGGTTGGCGATTGGGTGTTGTTCGACACGGATCGTGGGGCATGGCTGCCGCCACATAGACGGCGCTTGGGCTATATCTTTCAGGAAGGCCGTCTGTTCCCGCATCTGACCGTACGCCAGAACCTGAATTATGGTCGCTGGTTTGCACCGCGCGGGGCACGACGCGAAAACCCGGATCGGGTGATCGAGATGTTGGGTGTTGGCCATCTGCTGGACCGCCGCCCAGCCATGCTATCGGGGGGTGAGAAACAGCGCGTCGCCATTGGCCGCGCCCTGCTGGCCAGCCCGCGCCTGATCCTTGCGGATGAGCCTCTTGCCGCGCTCGACGACGCGCGAAAGGCTGAAATCCTGCCCTATTTCGAACGGTTGCGGGACGAGGTATCAGTCCCGATACTCTATGTGACCCATTCGGCGGCCGAGGTTGCCCGGCTTGCAACGTCCGTGGTTGCGCTGCAGGACGGGCGTGTCGTGCGGCATGGTCCCGCGTCCGATGTTCTGTCGGACCCATCCGTGGCCCCTGCAGGCGTGCGCGCGGTGGGGGCCGTTCTGCGGGTCCGTGTTACGGCGCATCACGACGATGGCCTGTCCGAACTTGATGCCGGTGGCGCTCGTCTTTACCTGCCTCGGATTGCCCATCAAATCGGCGAAGAGCTGCGTATTCGTATTCCGGCGCAAGAGGTGATCCTGTCCAATAGACCACCCGAGGGTCTTTCAGCCTTGAATGTGTTGTCGGGGCAGGTCGAGGCGATCCGGGCAGGTGAGGGGCCCGGTGCAATCGTGTCGGTCAAAACAACTGCGGGTGTTGTGCTGGCGCGCGTGACCCGACGCTCGGTCGCGGCGCTGGGTTTGCAGCAGGGCAGTGCATGCTATGCGGTGATCAAGACCGTCGCGCTGGCTCCGCAGGATGTCGGGGGGCGGGTTGTCTAG